DNA sequence from the Methanofastidiosum sp. genome:
ATCCAAGAGATACAAGTCCTTATCTTTCAACACAAAAGCCCTGCACAGTGCAATTCTCTGGATTTCTCCGCCTGAAAGATTACGACCACCTTCTTCTACATCCCTCTCCGGTGAAAGGTCATCCAGAAGTTCCAGCAAGACCTCGACCAGTTGTCCATCTTCCCCAAGAAAAACATTCTCTTTTACAGTTCCCTTAAAGACAATGGGATGCTGCGGTACATAACCGATGCGGCTATAATAAACATCAGGCTCTATCTGGTTTAAAGACACACCATTTACCTTAACATAGCCCTCTTCTCTGCCAAGCAAACCAAGTATGATTTTGATCAATGTGCTTTTGCCTCTACCGCTTTTTCCGATCAATCCAACTACTTCTCCCAGTTTGGCCTCTAGTTCAAAATTCTCGAGTAAACTCTTACCCTCCCCATACGAAAAACTGGGTATCTCAACCTTAATTGTCTCAATCTTTCTCACTGAACCTGTTTTCTCTCTATCTCTGTAGCGTTTATCTGCCCCTACGCCATACTCTTTAAGAACCTCTGATAGCCTGTCCTCCACTACCTTTATCTCTTCCCAATGAATGTTAAAATCCCAGAGATTCTTTGAAGAATCATAAAGGTAATTTACAGCCATCAGTATCGCAAACAAGGAGCCTATTTCCATCAAGCCCTGTCTGACGCAATAGACACCCATAAGTAAGGCCACAATATAACCGCTATTGAACAAGATAGTAAGAGGGAGGTTAAACATTACAATTGACTTTATCCGCCTTATGTCCGCTGTTGCATACATCTCATTGAACTCACTAAACTTTTGAACTGAGAAAAGCTCTCTGAGATAGACCCTGAACATCTCCATCCCATCGATGTACTCCTTAAGTCTGCTTACAAACTCTGTCTGGGATTCTATGGACTCACGACTAAGTCTCCTGACAACAGGGTTAACGTACCGAATCAAAACAAAGAATATGAATAGAGGCAAAATGGACACTCCAGCTATCATAGCATTCAAATGAAGCCCAACTAAAAGAGCAAACGAAAATGTGAGGGCATCTTTCAGAAAATGAACAAAAGTGGGATAAAAGAACGTTTGTAGCCTCTCTGGGTCTGAATTTATATAGGTCAGCATCCTTCCTGATTCGTACGATGAAAATTCCTCGTAATTATTCTGAAAAGCTTCAAATACAAGTTTCCGAAGAGAAGCCGTGAACACTCTCATTCTTGTTTCAAACAGATAATAGGAGAAATAGGTCAAGAACTCTTTGAGCAAGAGCAGAGTAAGGAATAGAACCACGAAAACACCAAAAGGAGTGGATACAGCCTCACTACCGATAATGGAGTTAATGAGATTCTTAGACAGTATGGGAAGCGGAATAGTCAAACCTGTTGCAATAACGAGAGATAGAAAAGCAAAAAACAATTGCGCGGAATGAGGCTTTAGAAGTCTTAAT
Encoded proteins:
- a CDS encoding ABC transporter ATP-binding protein, coding for MKKHIRKQVLRLLKPHSAQLFFAFLSLVIATGLTIPLPILSKNLINSIIGSEAVSTPFGVFVVLFLTLLLLKEFLTYFSYYLFETRMRVFTASLRKLVFEAFQNNYEEFSSYESGRMLTYINSDPERLQTFFYPTFVHFLKDALTFSFALLVGLHLNAMIAGVSILPLFIFFVLIRYVNPVVRRLSRESIESQTEFVSRLKEYIDGMEMFRVYLRELFSVQKFSEFNEMYATADIRRIKSIVMFNLPLTILFNSGYIVALLMGVYCVRQGLMEIGSLFAILMAVNYLYDSSKNLWDFNIHWEEIKVVEDRLSEVLKEYGVGADKRYRDREKTGSVRKIETIKVEIPSFSYGEGKSLLENFELEAKLGEVVGLIGKSGRGKSTLIKIILGLLGREEGYVKVNGVSLNQIEPDVYYSRIGYVPQHPIVFKGTVKENVFLGEDGQLVEVLLELLDDLSPERDVEEGGRNLSGGEIQRIALCRAFVLKDKDLYLLDEPTAHLDAKRAEKVKELIRSKAKDSIILIVSHSVDLVKELADKVVEI